One Mus caroli chromosome 6, CAROLI_EIJ_v1.1, whole genome shotgun sequence genomic window, CACTTGACAGGACAATACAACTGATTTTACCATGCTGTTGCCCTGTCCTGCAGCTTTataaaaaacattattattatttttttttacttccaacAGTCCTTTGTAGATTTGTTTGGACTTTTATGTAGATAGAACCCTGTCATCTGTGAAAAGAAACACTTTCACCTGTTTCTGAGAAGTATAAACCTCCTTTTGTTCTTAAgaaattcattttatgtatgttgcTGTTTGCCTGCAGGTTTGTTCATGACATGAATGCCCAGGgcatacagaagccagaagagggcaatggaccccctggaactggaggtgtgCAATGTTATAAGCTACCTTCaattcaagtcctctggaagagctgaaagagatcttaacagctgagccattctCCAGACACCTGACCCTATTTCTTTGTCCTGGCGAGCACTCCTGGGAAAAGTCTACCCAGAGTAATGCGCAGATATCTGACTCTTGCTCCTGATTGCTGGGAACACATTCATAATGGCACCATTGAGAGTGCAGCTGACTGAAGTTGGacttaactgttttgtttttaatggatgaATTTCATAGGGTTGAGGAAGTTCCTTTCGCTTCCATTTTCACATAATTAATTTTGCTGTTTATTGagatatttctaatttttcctcttttcctatttTGTTACTACGTCTAATTACATCAATGTTTTTTTTACTAGTGTTTCCATATCTCCTTCTAGCCAGGGCGCTTTTTATGGAGCCAAATCCAGAGTTTTGTTGTTTGCATTTCACTGGGATCCCCACTCCCTCCATTTTTGCTCTTCCATTATTCACCCTGAGTTCAGTGACCAGAAGGCTCCCTGGCAGAAGTTCTGTTTCCATCCTCTCTAGACTTCTTTCTACCATGGACATTATTTGTGGACAAGGGCCTTCTCTAAATGGGTTGGCAGAAGCCTTTCAGGAACTGATAGGCAATTGTAAAGCAGACTTTGtggtgaatttattttattttccttaagaaattcttaaaattgtcactcttatattcatattttcagGTAAAATTCTCCAAGGAAAAAGTCTCATAAGTATCTCCTGTGAGTCTCGTGCTAAGCTTTATGCCTGCTATGGAGTGATCATTGTCCTCAGTGTAGCTATAGTTgctctttctgttgctttgtcaGGTAAGTGACTTATTCTCCAAATTATGTGACACTCTGTTCACATTCACATGGTCAGTTATACTTACTGACCACTGTGACCCAGGCATTGTAGGAAGGGCTCTGGAGAAATCACACTGGAAATTCCTGTTCTCTGGGAACTTAGGGTTCAATGGAAGGCGCAGTGAAGGAACACACAGTCTGTGGTGTACACAGGAGTCTTGGCTTGGCATCTGTGAGAAGACATTCAGTATGCTTTCAACTGAGATGTCAGGGACATAAATCTCCTTGGGGAACTGTTCAAGGCAGAGAATAAAGAGAGGAAATTTCAAAGTAGGAACCTCAAAGGTGAGGACAGGGAAGAGTAATATGGCCAGGAAGATATGTGCCTCCCACCATGACCTAGTTTAGTTACCAGGCTTAACTGAATTTTCAAAGTATTAAATGGAAAGTTTCTGAAGTAAGGAATTTATAGGATTTTATTACCACAATATTCAGAATAGTTCAATAAAATCTTGCACTGTCCTCTTAAGTATGTAAATCATTTTTTAGTGCAATGTGTCCACACTGTATACACTGCCTACCCAAAAATTCTCACTGCTATCTCAATTATCAGGTTGGGTGTCAGTAGGTGTCCCTACAGAGTGCTTGCTGCAGTAGCAATCCCTACTCTAGTAAATAGTCATCCAGAGCTCAGAATGTGATGCTGTTATAGAAGTGCACTTCCTGGGAGCCCTACTGACAGTGAGCACCTGAGAGAATGGGACACAGGCCCATGGTCGGAGGCCTTTAGATAAAGGCCCATCATGCTCAGGATAGGATTCCTACAGATCAGTTAGGAAAGCTACCATCAGATTCACACCTCACAGCTGAGATCAGGAGGGTGTGCCAAAGAGAGATGACCTGCTTGTCATGATTCATTGTATTCTCTACATTTTAGCAAGAAAGACAGAACAGATCACAATCAAAAATACCTATGCTACTTGCCCGCAAAACTGGATTGGATttggaaataaatgtttttatttttctgaatacaAAAGTAACTGGACATTTGCCCAGGCCTTTTGCATGGCACAAGAGGCCCAACTAGCTCGGTTTGACAATGAGGAAGAACTGGTAAGCAATGGGCAGGGattggtttgtctgtctgttctgtTGAATATTATATTGTCTTGAGATAGAGAGTTACAGATGAGGCCTGAGGAAGGATCCCATCCCAAGCACATGGAGACATAGGgaatgtgagtgtgtgccatTTGCTGATGCTTGACTTCTGGCTGGTGCCCTGAATGTCTGTTCAAGAAACATTCTCTCATGAAGTTCTCATTGTCAGCTGGAAGGTCAGATATGCCATTTTATTGGGACACCTGGCAGTCATGAGCGTTTTCCTGTAAGATAGCACATGTTGCATATAGCAGGTGGCAGCTGTTAATAACTGCAATGGGAAGTTAACTGAGAACTAACCTGGCCACAGAGAAATATGTTGTTACATTTGATACTTTAGTTCAGGTGACACATTTAGAATTACAGATGTCAAGTCCACTGAGAACTGGGTACTAATACAGATCCAAGTTATGTGACCCTCAGTTACACCCTCCTGGTATCTCTAGAGGGAACTGTGGAGTAGAGAGATGCAAGGGTCTTCTGAAACAGTGACACAAGTGTTCACTTTCTGTGTTGACAGAATTTTCTGAAGAGATACATGAATTCTTCTAGCCACTTGATTGGACTACACAGAGACTCGTCAGAGCACTCTTGGAGGTGGACAGACAACACTGAGTATAACAGCACGTATGTTTTCAgaatgttttccttctaatattttcatgtgtttgaTGTGTGTGAGTTGTGGATATAAGGGTTGAAAGTCAGTGTCACATGAATCCAACTGtactgggaaggaagagaaatgaacTCTTGGGCTGAGGTGTGCCCTGGGCATAGGTTGTGTGCCTCATGAAACAGCCAATCCCTAACAAACTCCACATCCAGACAAATTTAAATCAATTGGATATTCTCCCATCTACTAGCCATCATCTTCAAAGCATTTAAATAGTGTTATTTCCCTCCAAATATTTAGCATGATGTTGGCATCTGGGGTAGATGTTGCCTGCTATCACCACTTGAAAATCTTTCCTTGGTGATAACTTCCCTTGCATGATGTAGTCAGAACTGCCGATGGCCAAGGGCTCTAAAACCATAGCATGCCACTGCAGAACTGCAAGCCTGAGAATTATCAGTCTTCTGTTTACATGGTTGCACCTggtcacagaaacagagactccAGGGACATTGAGAGTGCCTCCTAAGGTCTTGTCATCAAAGATTACCGTGGACAGCTCTTGAATGTAAGCACAGTCATTTTGAACAGACTCATTTCACTGGAAGGGTAAAACATTTCATGCCCATAGTTAACGACCTTCCAGCAATTTACTAAGTGGTGCATTTTCTCCCacttttatacatgtataaaaatactTCAAGAGACCATTGAAAATCACCCTTGTGAGGCCACCCATGGCTGCAGTTCCTTTGAACATGGCAGAAAGCATTGCACATATATTACAGGGTTCACCATGGATAAGTGACAGA contains:
- the LOC110296316 gene encoding C-type lectin domain family 2 member F-like isoform X5, with protein sequence MNAQGIQKPEEGNGPPGTGGKILQGKSLISISCESRAKLYACYGVIIVLSVAIVALSVALSARKTEQITIKNTYATCPQNWIGFGNKCFYFSEYKSNWTFAQAFCMAQEAQLARFDNEEELNFLKRYMNSSSHLIGLHRDSSEHSWRWTDNTEYNSTFLIQGDGECGFLSDNGISSSRDYITRKWICSKFSNYTLQC
- the LOC110296316 gene encoding C-type lectin domain family 2 member F-like isoform X4; translated protein: MPDCLETGEKPFVHDMNAQGIQKPEEGNGPPGTGGKILQGKSLISISCESRAKLYACYGVIIVLSVAIVALSVALSGKKTEQITIKNTYATCPQNWIGFGNKCFYFSEYKSNWTFAQAFCMAQEAQLARFDNEEELNFLKRYMNSSSHLIGLHRDSSEHSWRWTDNTEYNSTFLIQGDGECGFLSDNGISSSRDYITRKWICSKFSNYTLQC
- the LOC110296316 gene encoding C-type lectin domain family 2 member F-like isoform X3, with amino-acid sequence MPDCLETGEKPFVHDMNAQGIQKPEEGNGPPGTGGVQCKILQGKSLISISCESRAKLYACYGVIIVLSVAIVALSVALSARKTEQITIKNTYATCPQNWIGFGNKCFYFSEYKSNWTFAQAFCMAQEAQLARFDNEEELNFLKRYMNSSSHLIGLHRDSSEHSWRWTDNTEYNSTFLIQGDGECGFLSDNGISSSRDYITRKWICSKFSNYTLQC
- the LOC110296316 gene encoding C-type lectin domain family 2 member F-like isoform X6, which gives rise to MFVHDMNAQGIQKPEEGNGPPGTGGVHSGKILQGKSLISISCESRAKLYACYGVIIVLSVAIVALSVALSARKTEQITIKNTYATCPQNWIGFGNKCFYFSEYKSNWTFAQAFCMAQEAQLARFDNEEELNFLKRYMNSSSHLIGLHRDSSEHSWRWTDNTEYNSTFLIQGDGECGFLSDNGISSSRDYITRKWICSKFSNYTLQC
- the LOC110296316 gene encoding C-type lectin domain family 2 member F-like isoform X1, whose translation is MLLFACRFVHDMNAQGIQKPEEGNGPPGTGGVHSGKILQGKSLISISCESRAKLYACYGVIIVLSVAIVALSVALSARKTEQITIKNTYATCPQNWIGFGNKCFYFSEYKSNWTFAQAFCMAQEAQLARFDNEEELNFLKRYMNSSSHLIGLHRDSSEHSWRWTDNTEYNSTFLIQGDGECGFLSDNGISSSRDYITRKWICSKFSNYTLQC
- the LOC110296316 gene encoding C-type lectin domain family 2 member F-like isoform X2, with product MPDCLETGEKPFVHDMNAQGIQKPEEGNGPPGTGGVQCCKILQGKSLISISCESRAKLYACYGVIIVLSVAIVALSVALSGKKTEQITIKNTYATCPQNWIGFGNKCFYFSEYKSNWTFAQAFCMAQEAQLARFDNEEELNFLKRYMNSSSHLIGLHRDSSEHSWRWTDNTEYNSTFLIQGDGECGFLSDNGISSSRDYITRKWICSKFSNYTLQC